Proteins from a single region of Dyadobacter fanqingshengii:
- a CDS encoding glycoside hydrolase family 30 protein: MKNVLIATVASLAFALSSCSAGAPVNDDPKPADTTSANKVAVWVTNGSQSKLLKSDNPISIVKAGSNSPSTNLINIDFSTKLQEMEGFGAAMTGSSAYLINQKLNATQRAALLKDLFDQETGIGMSYLRITMGASDFSLEDFTYNDLPAGQTDANLTKFSVAKDQADLIPVLKSVVALQPAIRIMATPWSAPAWMKTSGKLAGGSLKTEWYGAYSNYFVKYLDAYKAEGIAIDAISVQNEPLHEAAYPSMRMDSSAQLNFIKNNLGPLFQSKSIKTKILLYDHNWDRPGYPISILNDPKASQYVAGSAFHAYGGNVTAMSQVHDQFPDKGLYFTEISGGRWAANFSDNLKWNMSNIFIGTANNWSKNALLWNIALDETDGPKNKGCDNCRGVVTIATNGTITKNVEYYTIAHMSKFVHPGAFRVQSDRLSASTQLEHVAFVNPDGSKVLVILNLGTDNKKFTVALGENQFSYTIDPNAVATLVWK, from the coding sequence ATGAAAAACGTTCTTATAGCGACCGTAGCCAGCCTGGCTTTTGCATTAAGCAGTTGTTCGGCGGGAGCGCCGGTAAATGATGATCCCAAACCTGCCGACACAACCTCGGCAAACAAGGTGGCCGTGTGGGTTACCAATGGTTCGCAAAGCAAATTGCTCAAAAGTGACAACCCGATTTCCATCGTAAAAGCAGGTTCAAATTCTCCATCAACAAACCTGATCAATATTGATTTTTCGACCAAATTGCAGGAAATGGAAGGTTTCGGGGCGGCGATGACGGGTTCATCAGCTTATTTGATCAACCAAAAACTGAATGCAACACAGCGTGCGGCGCTGCTCAAAGACCTCTTCGACCAGGAAACCGGGATCGGTATGAGTTACCTGCGCATTACAATGGGTGCGTCGGATTTTTCATTGGAAGATTTCACTTATAATGATCTGCCCGCAGGCCAGACAGACGCTAATCTGACAAAATTCTCTGTTGCAAAGGACCAGGCAGACCTGATACCAGTCCTGAAATCCGTCGTTGCATTGCAACCTGCAATCAGGATCATGGCGACGCCCTGGTCCGCGCCGGCGTGGATGAAAACCAGCGGCAAACTGGCAGGTGGAAGCCTGAAAACGGAATGGTATGGGGCTTATTCCAATTATTTTGTGAAATATCTGGATGCGTATAAGGCAGAAGGCATTGCGATTGACGCCATCTCGGTGCAGAATGAGCCGCTGCATGAAGCCGCTTATCCTTCCATGCGAATGGATTCATCAGCGCAACTGAATTTTATCAAAAACAATCTCGGCCCACTTTTTCAATCAAAATCAATCAAAACAAAAATCCTCCTGTACGACCATAACTGGGACCGGCCCGGCTATCCGATATCGATCCTGAATGATCCAAAAGCCAGCCAGTATGTGGCCGGATCGGCATTTCATGCTTACGGTGGAAATGTTACGGCGATGAGCCAGGTTCACGATCAGTTTCCGGACAAAGGGTTGTATTTCACCGAGATATCCGGCGGGCGCTGGGCTGCAAATTTTTCTGATAACCTCAAATGGAACATGTCCAACATTTTCATTGGGACAGCCAACAACTGGTCGAAGAATGCGCTGCTGTGGAACATTGCACTGGACGAAACCGACGGTCCGAAAAACAAGGGCTGCGACAACTGCCGGGGCGTTGTGACCATTGCGACGAACGGCACCATCACCAAAAATGTCGAGTATTACACCATTGCCCACATGTCGAAATTCGTGCACCCGGGCGCATTCCGCGTGCAATCCGACCGGTTGAGCGCTTCCACGCAGCTGGAACACGTTGCATTCGTCAACCCGGACGGGTCCAAGGTGCTGGTGATCCTGAACCTGGGCACGGACAATAAGAAATTCACGGTTGCGCTGGGCGAAAATCAGTTCAGCTACACCATTGATCCGAATGCAGTGGCGACGCTTGTCTGGAAATAA
- a CDS encoding YceI family protein, whose protein sequence is MSKTIWNVDALHSEVQFKVKHLVISTVTGSFKSFGGKAVTEGDQFENADIAFTIDVNSVDTGQPGRDEHLRNADFFEAETYPQFTFTSRSFTPIKRDLYKLIGDLTIKGITKEVELEAEYGGTERDQYGNVKVGFEVNGTIDRKDFNVTFNALTETGGLALGEKIKVSANIQLAKEAA, encoded by the coding sequence ATGTCTAAAACAATATGGAATGTAGACGCGCTGCATTCAGAAGTACAATTCAAGGTGAAACACCTTGTTATTTCAACAGTTACAGGCTCTTTCAAATCTTTCGGCGGCAAAGCTGTTACCGAAGGGGACCAATTTGAAAATGCCGACATTGCGTTTACAATTGACGTAAACAGTGTTGATACCGGCCAGCCAGGCAGAGATGAACATTTGAGAAATGCAGATTTTTTTGAAGCAGAAACTTATCCGCAGTTTACATTTACTTCAAGGTCATTTACCCCAATTAAGAGAGATTTATACAAACTGATTGGGGATCTTACCATTAAAGGAATTACTAAAGAGGTTGAGCTGGAAGCAGAGTATGGCGGCACGGAGAGAGATCAATATGGAAATGTTAAAGTAGGTTTTGAGGTAAACGGAACCATTGACCGGAAGGACTTTAATGTTACATTCAATGCGCTGACCGAAACCGGTGGACTCGCATTGGGCGAAAAAATAAAGGTGAGCGCAAACATTCAGCTTGCCAAGGAAGCGGCGTAA
- a CDS encoding T9SS type A sorting domain-containing protein: MKRYAFTLLCAFFYLTSFNLALGNGPSTAHAETYTICVEAENSTGDGPITDDPNASNGKTRGAPDNWNHYVEYEVNDVKATGPHTLTIRYYAAGNGVVQVMVNGAFGIRVGLPATHSWNIVWAEHHMQVNLNKGNNKIRIMGEPFYRPVRHDRICVTGSAGPEEPVSCDFNVTASASTATPACSQEFTVNAGCSGPGCDGLAYSWVSPDTSFTGQSVKVNAPSSNGTYFYWMAANKEGCPGKTATTIVTVTSCTPDPEPFTACIEAENSDGTGPITEDPNASNGKTRGAPDAWNHYVDYEVTGVKASGWHLLTIRYYAAGNGVVNVVVNGQFGIRTGLPATNSWNIVWAEHTIRVNLNKGNNRIRIMGEPSYSPVRQDRICIRGDGGPNNPLCDFAIQTDASNDRPVCSGEFTLRAYCVGYDCNAVTYKWSGNGVDQPGRYIDVNAPASNGTFTYTVTAVKDACAAKTATVDIRVSNCGGVEEPFSACIESENVSGNGPVSSDPNASNGRTRGAQNNYNYYLEYPVTGVQTAETYQLKLRYYAAGVANVSVSVNGDVAIAKVELPATHSWNIVWREETLNIPLAAGNNVVRIQGLPGASCRQDRICITGNGQNARMAAPEASEGKEDTNLLQAYPNPTRSEFKAVFQLDPGKVGTLSVTDMKGRSWHERQVRGKGAHQERINLEGAPSGIYLLQVKKGDSLETKKILIAQ; the protein is encoded by the coding sequence ATGAAACGCTATGCATTTACTCTACTTTGCGCATTTTTTTATTTAACATCCTTTAACCTGGCCCTCGGCAATGGCCCGTCGACCGCCCATGCAGAAACATACACCATATGCGTTGAAGCCGAAAATTCCACCGGCGACGGCCCGATTACGGATGATCCTAATGCGTCTAACGGCAAGACCCGGGGCGCACCGGACAATTGGAACCATTACGTGGAGTATGAGGTGAACGACGTAAAGGCCACCGGCCCGCACACGCTTACGATCCGATATTATGCAGCAGGCAATGGCGTCGTCCAGGTCATGGTGAACGGAGCATTTGGCATCAGGGTTGGTTTGCCTGCTACCCACTCCTGGAATATTGTTTGGGCCGAACACCACATGCAGGTCAACCTGAACAAAGGCAATAACAAGATCCGGATCATGGGCGAGCCGTTTTACCGGCCTGTTCGCCACGATCGGATTTGTGTGACCGGGAGCGCCGGTCCCGAGGAACCTGTTTCCTGCGATTTCAATGTCACAGCCTCCGCTTCCACAGCCACGCCGGCGTGTTCGCAGGAATTTACTGTGAATGCAGGCTGTTCGGGACCAGGTTGCGATGGGTTGGCATATTCCTGGGTGAGCCCGGATACATCCTTTACAGGTCAATCGGTCAAAGTGAATGCGCCTTCTTCAAACGGAACATACTTTTACTGGATGGCTGCCAACAAAGAGGGTTGCCCGGGCAAAACAGCCACAACAATTGTGACGGTCACCAGCTGCACACCCGATCCGGAACCTTTCACCGCATGCATTGAAGCAGAAAATTCTGATGGGACCGGACCAATAACAGAAGATCCCAATGCTTCCAATGGTAAGACCAGAGGAGCGCCAGATGCCTGGAACCATTATGTAGACTACGAAGTGACAGGAGTGAAAGCCTCTGGCTGGCATCTGCTCACGATACGCTACTATGCCGCTGGTAATGGGGTTGTAAATGTTGTAGTAAACGGACAATTCGGAATTCGCACAGGCCTTCCCGCCACAAACTCGTGGAATATCGTTTGGGCAGAGCATACCATACGCGTTAATCTGAACAAAGGCAATAACAGGATCCGCATCATGGGAGAGCCATCTTACAGCCCGGTTCGGCAGGATAGGATATGTATAAGAGGGGACGGCGGGCCTAATAATCCCCTGTGTGACTTTGCTATTCAGACAGATGCTTCAAATGACCGGCCGGTATGTTCGGGTGAATTTACGCTGAGGGCATACTGCGTGGGTTACGATTGCAATGCTGTTACTTATAAATGGAGCGGCAATGGCGTTGATCAGCCAGGCAGATATATTGATGTAAATGCACCCGCGTCCAATGGGACATTCACCTACACCGTGACCGCTGTCAAAGACGCTTGCGCTGCCAAAACGGCAACGGTCGATATCAGGGTCAGCAACTGTGGCGGCGTGGAGGAGCCTTTTAGTGCGTGCATTGAGTCGGAGAACGTGAGTGGAAACGGGCCGGTCTCGTCCGATCCTAATGCATCGAACGGCAGGACCCGGGGTGCCCAAAACAATTATAATTATTATCTGGAATATCCGGTAACAGGGGTGCAAACCGCCGAAACATACCAGTTGAAACTCCGCTATTATGCCGCCGGGGTTGCCAATGTCAGTGTGTCTGTTAACGGCGATGTAGCCATCGCAAAAGTGGAGCTTCCTGCCACCCACAGCTGGAATATTGTTTGGCGCGAAGAAACCCTAAACATTCCGCTGGCCGCAGGAAACAATGTGGTCCGCATCCAGGGATTACCCGGCGCAAGCTGTCGGCAGGACAGGATTTGCATTACCGGAAACGGACAAAATGCAAGAATGGCCGCACCGGAAGCCAGTGAAGGAAAAGAAGATACTAATTTACTGCAAGCATACCCAAACCCCACCAGATCAGAGTTTAAAGCCGTATTTCAACTGGATCCCGGCAAGGTAGGAACGCTTAGTGTCACTGATATGAAGGGTAGATCCTGGCATGAGCGGCAGGTAAGGGGTAAAGGAGCGCACCAGGAGCGGATTAATCTGGAAGGTGCGCCATCCGGAATTTATCTTTTGCAAGTGAAAAAAGGAGATTCGCTTGAAACCAAGAAAATCCTCATTGCGCAGTAA
- a CDS encoding LLM class flavin-dependent oxidoreductase, translating into MADKLIQDIPFSILDLAPITEGNNAGVTFKNSLRLAQRVEELGYKRYWLAEHHNMESVASSATSVLIGYIAGGTKTIRVGSGGIMLPNHAPLVVAEQFGTLASLYPDRIDLGLGRAPGTDQVTARALRRNYMESAQDFPDDVIALQTYFSKENSSSKVRAIPGEGLEIPIWILGSSTDSAQLAAHLGLPYAFASHFAPNHFLTAIDLYRRNFRPSRYLAQPYVMACVNVIAADTNQEAERLATSFFQLATGIITGKRRPLQPPVESMDGLWGEYEEAAVRQMMKYTFIGDRKKVGTDLAYFQKHTQLDELMVTSHIYDPEARIHSYEVLKSVQSERKEGNVRV; encoded by the coding sequence ATGGCAGACAAACTTATTCAGGACATACCATTTTCAATTCTTGATCTTGCGCCGATCACAGAGGGAAACAATGCAGGCGTAACATTCAAGAACAGCCTTCGCCTCGCACAACGCGTTGAAGAACTTGGCTACAAAAGATACTGGCTCGCTGAGCATCACAATATGGAAAGTGTGGCCAGCTCGGCCACTTCGGTATTGATCGGCTACATTGCCGGCGGCACAAAGACGATCCGTGTGGGCAGTGGCGGCATCATGTTACCAAACCACGCCCCGCTGGTAGTGGCCGAGCAATTTGGCACCCTTGCGTCACTTTACCCCGATCGCATTGACCTGGGACTGGGACGTGCGCCAGGAACAGATCAGGTTACCGCCCGCGCGCTCAGGCGCAACTACATGGAATCCGCCCAGGATTTTCCGGATGATGTGATTGCCTTGCAAACCTATTTTTCGAAGGAGAACAGCAGCTCCAAAGTACGCGCTATTCCCGGGGAAGGGCTGGAAATACCGATCTGGATACTGGGATCGAGTACTGATAGTGCGCAGTTGGCTGCCCATCTGGGGTTGCCCTATGCATTTGCGAGCCACTTTGCACCCAATCATTTCCTCACAGCCATAGACCTTTACCGCCGGAATTTCAGACCATCGCGATATCTTGCCCAACCTTATGTAATGGCATGTGTTAATGTGATCGCTGCGGACACAAACCAAGAAGCTGAGCGTCTTGCCACGTCTTTCTTCCAGCTAGCTACGGGAATTATTACAGGCAAACGCCGGCCTTTGCAGCCACCCGTAGAAAGTATGGACGGACTTTGGGGAGAATATGAAGAGGCCGCAGTGAGACAAATGATGAAATACACGTTCATCGGAGACAGGAAAAAAGTCGGCACTGATCTGGCCTATTTTCAAAAACACACGCAGCTCGACGAGTTAATGGTCACGAGTCACATTTATGATCCCGAGGCACGCATACACAGCTATGAAGTCCTGAAAAGCGTTCAGAGTGAAAGAAAAGAAGGAAATGTACGTGTCTAA
- a CDS encoding M64 family metallopeptidase, whose protein sequence is MAASDGEIFGLTKILDNGPDNQRFNIVIVAEGFLGANAAAQTDFNTRCQEIVDAFRDEPWFSEGLLAAINIHRLNVRSDDAGADNPATCADMSTATAVSADTYFDASYCSSGIRRCLACDWTLVRDTLTAQLPQWHAAAVLVNSSERGGCASGNVFATALSTDWLDVVMHELGHAAFRLADEYSYWQGCSSGETDRDNAPGGEPADPNITASSGLAGLKWAHLVGPLTPVPTMQNPDCSACDNRANVRPDDHEIGLYEGAGYYHCGYFRPAYTCRMRNSFEPFCRVCAEAVQDRLRPFFTAPALAASVSALDFDSVGSGSTLTLTFNISNVGSVPVTGIALSSDSPNFSVAPNSFASMAPGETQLISVTFGPAFTIGARTGTILVTSNAATLSIELDAFVCTPSARMDMQTADGSTTLNFGDVGRRLTMYRWFEVRNLQRPCASQLHVTLGGPPAGFEYAPGTNLNFTLAAPTPAQPFTSRRVYVAFSSPAVGGPDFNGNLTITTPDDAVTPSVTLNLIARAVDPPPVDSVLVIDRSGSMSEPTGVPGASKMDLAIQAANLYIALLKDNDRIGVVRFNHAANNPGDVLQTLVVAGDPETGAGRASARSVLTAANLSPTGATSIGGGTILGSTVLDTAVANARAVVVLTDGIQNTNPDIPAASAAVAAKIPRQRVFAVGLGLNQLEDKLVQLASVNNGVAQITGELAGDREFLLQKLYVQILSDVADEAFVQDPTNVLFPGTEQATDIYIGEVDVAVDFIIVYRKASAYPAIELWLEAPDGTIVRPGDAGSTFPNFMFVTGDGHVYFRCQFPAFPDRPQAHIGRWRVWMASRRGKPVLTHGYSQGSSVNFYYSVMAKARSDMRLNGFLSQSSYEPGSPMLLVLEPTLYGQPVKLDAPVEARFTRPDGTIRIITLAETAYGQYSGTFGDTHQLGVYPVSTMVMATTPAGAVVTRYRLFTGLIFKPGQSGGDPNGGDPNGGDPNAGGKDPECRKAAAVEKQLRALLLRLAEKHPEEREEIVSLLGWLKLFIADCCKSKRSKEDLQKLQAIMEKARQLLDEQE, encoded by the coding sequence ATGGCTGCTTCTGATGGTGAAATTTTTGGACTGACCAAAATATTGGACAACGGTCCCGACAATCAAAGATTTAATATCGTTATCGTCGCCGAGGGCTTTCTGGGCGCGAATGCCGCTGCCCAGACCGACTTTAACACCCGCTGCCAGGAAATCGTGGACGCATTCCGCGACGAGCCCTGGTTTAGCGAAGGCTTGCTGGCAGCGATCAATATTCACCGCCTCAACGTCCGCTCGGACGATGCCGGTGCTGATAACCCCGCCACCTGTGCCGACATGTCGACCGCCACGGCGGTTTCGGCGGACACCTATTTCGATGCTTCCTATTGTTCGTCCGGCATCAGGCGCTGTCTGGCCTGCGACTGGACGCTCGTCCGCGATACGCTTACTGCCCAGTTGCCGCAATGGCATGCCGCCGCAGTGCTGGTAAACAGTAGCGAGCGGGGCGGCTGCGCCAGCGGGAATGTCTTTGCCACCGCCCTCAGTACCGACTGGCTCGATGTGGTAATGCATGAGCTCGGCCATGCAGCTTTCCGCCTGGCAGACGAGTACAGTTACTGGCAAGGGTGCTCCAGCGGAGAGACCGATCGCGACAATGCGCCTGGCGGAGAGCCCGCCGATCCTAACATTACCGCCAGTTCCGGTCTTGCAGGCTTGAAATGGGCACACCTTGTTGGTCCGCTGACCCCGGTGCCAACCATGCAAAATCCCGATTGTTCAGCTTGTGACAACCGTGCTAATGTAAGGCCGGATGACCATGAAATCGGTCTCTATGAAGGTGCCGGTTATTATCACTGCGGCTATTTCCGGCCAGCCTACACTTGCCGGATGCGCAATTCGTTCGAGCCATTTTGCCGTGTATGTGCCGAAGCGGTGCAAGACCGTCTGCGCCCGTTTTTCACAGCGCCTGCGTTGGCTGCATCCGTATCCGCGCTGGACTTTGACAGCGTAGGCAGCGGGTCAACGCTTACGCTTACATTTAATATCAGCAATGTCGGCAGTGTTCCGGTAACGGGCATCGCACTAAGCAGCGATAGTCCCAACTTTTCCGTTGCGCCGAATTCATTTGCCAGCATGGCTCCCGGGGAGACACAATTGATATCAGTCACTTTCGGACCTGCATTCACAATCGGTGCCCGCACGGGTACAATTCTCGTTACCAGTAATGCGGCCACACTCAGCATCGAATTGGATGCGTTCGTTTGTACGCCATCGGCGAGAATGGACATGCAGACGGCAGACGGATCGACCACGCTGAATTTCGGGGATGTTGGCCGGCGCCTTACCATGTACCGCTGGTTCGAAGTGCGCAACCTGCAACGACCATGCGCGTCGCAGCTGCACGTGACACTCGGCGGCCCGCCAGCCGGTTTTGAGTATGCACCGGGAACAAACCTGAACTTCACGCTGGCTGCGCCAACGCCCGCGCAGCCCTTCACATCCCGGCGGGTATATGTAGCATTTTCCTCGCCTGCAGTGGGAGGTCCCGACTTCAACGGCAATCTCACCATCACCACCCCGGACGATGCCGTAACACCTTCCGTTACCCTGAACCTGATCGCTCGCGCTGTTGACCCGCCGCCGGTGGATTCTGTGCTGGTCATCGACCGTTCAGGAAGTATGAGCGAGCCGACCGGTGTGCCTGGCGCTTCCAAAATGGACCTCGCGATCCAGGCCGCAAACCTTTACATCGCGTTGCTGAAAGATAATGACCGCATCGGCGTAGTCCGTTTCAATCATGCAGCCAACAATCCAGGCGATGTGCTGCAAACACTGGTTGTTGCCGGAGATCCAGAGACCGGCGCGGGCAGGGCGTCTGCCCGAAGCGTGCTGACAGCCGCCAATCTCAGCCCCACTGGTGCAACTTCAATCGGAGGAGGAACGATTCTGGGCAGTACGGTGCTGGACACTGCTGTTGCCAACGCAAGAGCTGTGGTGGTGCTGACGGACGGGATTCAAAATACCAATCCGGATATTCCGGCTGCCAGCGCGGCCGTCGCCGCGAAAATACCCAGGCAGCGTGTGTTTGCGGTAGGGTTGGGGTTAAACCAGCTGGAAGACAAGCTTGTACAACTGGCTTCGGTCAACAATGGTGTCGCACAGATCACGGGCGAGCTGGCCGGCGACCGGGAATTTTTGCTTCAAAAACTATATGTGCAAATCCTGAGCGACGTAGCCGATGAAGCTTTTGTGCAAGATCCTACCAATGTCCTTTTCCCAGGAACCGAGCAGGCGACCGACATTTATATCGGCGAGGTGGATGTGGCTGTGGATTTTATCATTGTATATCGCAAAGCTTCTGCTTACCCAGCCATTGAGCTGTGGCTGGAAGCTCCCGACGGCACCATTGTCCGTCCCGGTGATGCGGGAAGCACATTTCCAAATTTTATGTTTGTGACGGGTGACGGCCATGTTTATTTCAGATGTCAGTTTCCTGCCTTTCCAGACCGTCCGCAAGCGCACATCGGCCGTTGGCGGGTATGGATGGCGAGCCGCCGGGGCAAGCCGGTACTAACGCATGGTTACAGTCAGGGCAGCAGCGTTAATTTTTACTATTCCGTGATGGCCAAAGCGCGGAGTGATATGCGTTTGAATGGTTTTCTTTCGCAAAGCTCGTATGAACCCGGCTCGCCAATGCTCCTGGTCCTGGAACCAACTTTGTACGGACAACCGGTCAAGCTCGACGCTCCGGTGGAAGCGCGGTTCACACGGCCGGACGGCACGATCCGCATCATTACATTAGCGGAAACGGCATATGGGCAATACAGCGGAACATTCGGCGATACGCATCAATTGGGTGTATATCCCGTTTCTACGATGGTTATGGCTACCACGCCCGCAGGCGCCGTTGTCACCCGTTACCGACTTTTCACCGGGTTGATC